In Crinalium epipsammum PCC 9333, the genomic window GGTGCTGATGCCGTGATTCAGAGTTTGCCGCAAGGATACGAAACCTTGCTAGGAACATGGTTTAAGGGCGGGGAAGAACTGAGTGGGGGGCAATGGCAGAAAATTGCTCTCGCTCGTGCTTTCTTGCGGGATGCCCAGTTGGTGGTGCTAGATGAGCCAACTAGCGCGATGGATGCGAAGGCTGAGGCTGAGGTGTTTGAGAAGTTTCGAGATCTCATGCGCGATCGCTCTGCACTTTTAATTACCCATCGCCTTTCGACTGTCAAAATGGCGGATCGGATTTATGTCATACATCAAGGGGAGATTGTGGAAAATGGTACCCACGATCAATTGATGGCACTACAAGGCACCTATGCCCATTTGTTTGAAACCCAAGCGAGAAATTATCAATGACAACTTTATCTCCCGAAGTTAGGGTTCTGCTTGCCTGTGTACGGTTTTATTTGCGTACGACTACAAAGAGCGAAGTGACTTGTTTACTGGCGTTAGATCTGAACTGGACAACTCTGCTGCAAACTGCGATCGACAATGGTGTCATGCCGATATTGTATCAGAGCCTCAAAGCGATCGAGGAGGATCTGGTACCGCGAGCGGTGATGGTGCAATTGCAAACGTGCAACCGCATGAATGGACTGCACAATTTTTCTCAAACCAAGGAATTACTAAAGATTTTGGCGCAGCTTGAGAAAGCTGGTATTGATGCCATTCCTTTTAAAGGACCGACTCTCGCAGCATCTGTTTATGGCAATGTGACGCTACGCCAATTTAATGATCTAGACATCTTGGTGAGGCAAAAGGACTTTTGGCAGGCGAAAGCCGTTTTGGTCGCCCAAGGTTATCAATCTAGTATCTCAGAAGTAAACGAAATTGAGATGTTCAATCGCTCTCTTCAAATCTCTTTGTCACAGAGTACCCCTGAAGTGACGATGTTAAATCAGCGATTTCAACCCTCTTTACTACACAGCAACCCAGAAAGAAGTATTGATTTACACTGGGGAATTCCGCCCAGACGAATTTGGAAGAGTGATCGGTTTAAGCGGTTTTGGGATAATCTATATCTGATCGATTTGATGGGTCAGCCAATTAAAACCTTCTCTTTGGAAACAACCTTAGTAATTCAATGTATAAATGTTGCTAAAGAACCTGGGAGGCGATCGTTTAAGCAAATCTGCGATATCGGTCAAATCATTCGAGCTTATCCTGATTTGAATTGGCAATCAGCCCTGGAACTGTCTTCTGAGTTACGTAGTCAGCGATTATTCTTAATAGGACTCACTGTTACCCGTAAACTTCTACATATTCCCTTACCCCAGTTTATGCTAGAGATGCTGATGAGGAATCAGCCAAGCGACGAGAGTGTTTTTGAGAACGATACCTTAGGGGAAAGCTTGTGTCTACGTGCTCCTTCAGGTGGACTCCAAGTCTGGTGGTGGGAATACACACATCAACTCAAAACTCTGGATCAATCATGGGATGGGCTATTTATCACTGCACACTATCTACAATCGTTTTTCAGAATGGGGCTGTCACCGAGTGAACGAGATCGCGAATTATTGCCGCTCCCCAGTGAATTATTTTTTCTCTACTATATAATTCATCCCATCCGATTGCTAACCAAATATTTGCCATTAGGTAAATCATTCGTAAGGGGAAACAAACCTTAGAAAACCAGAAAAATAATCATGGATCAGTTATCAAACCTAGATATCAACTCAGTCCTGAATCAATTTAAGTTGGCTAATGCTTGGCAAATTCGGGGCAAGTTTGAAGAGGCATTTCTGCGCTATCAACAAATTTTAGAACTGCAACCTGGCTATATGCCTGCCTATCAGCAGTTAGGAAATTTGATGCTAAAACAACGCCGGATGGACGAGGCACTGGAGTACTATGAGCAAGCACTTGCACTTGATTTTGAAGCAACTAATCTTTCGTTTTATTATCAATGTTTGGGCTTGCCGAAACAGCATCCTGCTCCGTCAATCAAATGTGAAAATGTTTTTTTTGGAAAGAAAAAATCAAATGCGCTATCAACTGGCAAAATAAATCTCGGTAGCCAAAAAGTTTTTGGATACCATCGCAGTGGCTGGAGCTTTGCGATCCAGTCACTTAGTTCTTTGCACAATCCTCAAGGTGTTTTGTTTGATGGTTGCTTAGAGAATCAATTTCTGTTTCAACAGAACCGCATTGCCAAGCGATCGCCACGAATTTTAGCAAAAATGCGTGTAGATGGAGTCTTTGAAAGTTTGGCAACTTGTGAAGAAAAAAAAATAATTCCCTATGAAAAACCTTGGGTTGGATTTCTGCATAATCCCCATTCGATGCCAATATGGTTTAGTTACCAAACATCGCCTCAAAAACTGTTTGAAAAAGAAGTTTGGCAAGCTAGTTTACCCCATTGTATCGGCTTATATGCTCTTTCTGAATATTATGCCGAGTGGCTGAAAAAGCACACAGGCAAACCTGTTTCTGTACTAACCCATCCAACCGAGATTCCTGACAAACAGTTTGATTTTGACCAGTTCCTTACCAATCCTCAAAAAAAGGTAGTACAGATTGGTTGGTGGTTGCGAAAGTTACATTCAATTTATCAATTACCTCTAGCTCAGGATAATCCCTTGAACTATCAAAAAGTGAGACTAGGATTTCTATTTGAATCAGGAGAAGCAGTATTTGACCAACTTATGCAAAGAGAGGCACGGATTTATAAAATCCAAGTTGATGAATCGTATTTAGCTAATACAACCGTTATCCAACATATTCCTGATGATCAATATGATAATCTATTATCAAAAAATATTGGTTTTGTGGATTTGTATGACTCCAGCGCCAATAATGCCATTATCGAATGTATTGCCCGTGCGACTCCCCTGTTAGTTAATCCTTTACCTGCGGTGAAAGAGTATCTGGGAGAAGACTATCCTATGTACTTTAATACCTTAGAAGAAGCCGCAGAGAAAGCGTTGGATACGTCACTGATTTTAGAGACACATGAGTATCTTAAATCCTGTGAAACTCGACAGAAGCTATCAGCAGAATATTTTCTAGATAGCTTTTGTAATAGTGAAGTTTATCAACTTATCTAAACACTATGTTTTACTTGCAAAAATGGTTTGGTAAACACACTGCACGAGGATACTTACAACCAAAGTGTCAGAAATTTTCATGTCTATTTCCGAAATCTGTTTTGATTGAACAGGTAGCCACCGGATTTCAGTTTACGGAAGGTTTGGTTTGGATCGTTGAAGACCAGTGTCTACTGTTCAGCGACATTCCTGCTAACAAAATCTACAAACTTAATGCTGCTGGGCAAACCGCTGTTTTTCGAGAGCCGAGTCACCATGCCAACGGATTGACCCGCGATCGCCAAGGTTGCCTAATCGCCTGTGAACATGGGAGTCGCCGCGTTACCCGCACTAAGCCAGACGGAACCGTAACGGTATTGAGCGATCGCTTCGGCAACCAAAAACTCAACAGCCCGAACGATGTCATGGTCAAAAGCGATGGGGCAATCTACTTCACCGCCGTACGGCATTCAACCTGAGCAGCAAGAACAGCCATTCCAGGGCGTTTACCGACTCTCACCAAATGGTCAAGACCTCACAGTGGTTGCAGATGATTTTGTCAAACCCAATGGTCTGGCGTTGTCACCCGATGAACAAACGCTTTACATTGCCGATTCATCTGAGCGTTGTCACATTCGCGTTAATACATCAGGAATTGGTCTGTTATGACTTCTGATTTTCCATTAGTTAGTGTGATTATTCCCGTTTATAATCGCGATCGCTATCTTGCCGAAGCCATAGAAGAAGCTGCAAAAAAAGCGTTGGATACTTCATTGATTTTAGAGACACATGAGTATTTCAAATCTTGTGAAAGACGCAATATCTCTCCTGAGACTATTCGCTTTAAAGTGATAGAAAAAATTCAGGAGCACCGTCTCACTTTAATTAAATTGATTCAAAGCATTTACGACCAAGAAGAATTAACAAAGATTTTTCCCTGGAGTGGGATAATATCTTCTTTAATAAGCTTTATAAGCTTCAAACACCACAGCAAACAATTAAACAGATTAAACTGGCAAAGATAGGAGTTTGAAATAAAAAACGCTTTTAAGTGCCATCAATAAATGCTATCAACCCACTGCTGACCAATGACTTCTAATCTTCCACTAATTAGCGTTATTATTCCTGTTTATAACCGCGATCGCTATCTTGCCGAAGCCATCGAAAGTATTCTGGCTCAAACCTATCCGGCAATTGAACTGATTGTGGTCGATGATGGCTCTAGCGATCGCACTGCCGAAGTTGCTCAAAGTTATCCAGTGATCTATCATTACCAAACTAATGGGGGTATAAGTGCCGCCAGAAATGCAGGAATTGGTTTAGCAACTGGTGAATTTCTTGCCTTTCTTGATTCTGACGACATTTGGGTTACGGACAAGCTCTCCAAACAAATGGCGGCTTTTGAGTCTGATCCAAACCTGGAGGCTGTGTTTGGCTATGCTCAACAGTTTTATAGCCCAGAATTGGATGAAACGTTTCGCCAGCGAATTCGGTGTCCTGAGCAACCAATCGCTGCTCATATTTCCAGTGCCATGCTGATCAAGCGAGCCGCGTTCCTGCGGATTGGAGTGTTTGATCCTCAGTTAAAAACAGGTATTGATATTAGTTGGTATATTTCTGCGATCGAACATCAGATCCAACAGGTTACGCTTCCTGATGTTGTTTATCGCAGACGTCTGCATGAAAAGAACAGTGGTATTACTGAGCGGCATCATGCAAACGAACGTCTACATCTGCTCAAAGCCAAGCTTGCTCGGCAAAGAGCTAACCAATCCTCTTCGATTCAGCGGTTCTAAAATGCGTCATTTCTTTCAGTTTCGTCCCAATCCCAATCAGAAAATTGTTTTGTTAACGGGTGCAGCCGGAGAGATTGGGACTTCTTTGCGTCAACATCTAGGTGACAACTATCACTTTCGCTGTCTCGATCGCGTCCGAGTTCGTGATGCCAAAGATGTCCGAGTTGCCGATATCACGAATTTTAAGGCAGTTCTTAAGGCAATGCGTGGCGTAGATGCCGTAATACATCTGGCTGCAAATCGAGAGTGCGATCAACCTTGGCAAGACGTTTATAGTAGCGGTATCGGGGGCACTTACAACGTGTTTGAGGCGGCTCGCCAAGCGGGAGTAAAGCGGATTATTTATGCCAGCACAATTCATGTGTCAGGTTGGCGCGAAATTATGCCAGAATCTCAGATTACGCCTGAACATGTGCGTCCAGACTCTCTTTATGCCGCTGGTAAAGCATTTGGCGAAGCCTTGGGGCATTTCTTTGTTGATCGCTATGGTATGTCGATTGTGTGTCTTCGCATTGGCGCATTTACAGCCAACACTAAGCTCTATGGACTAAACGATCGCAAGCTTTGGATGTGGTGCAGTCCCAGAGATTTGGCTCAATTGGTAAAGCGATCGCTAGAGCATGAAAATTTAGGCTTTCAAATTTTCTATGCAATCTCAGGAAATACCCGTCGCTACTGGGATATTAGCAATGCTCAAACAATACTTAATTATGAGCCTGAAGACAATGCCGAAAATCTTCTCGGATAAATACATAACTGATAACTGTTGAAAGCTTCACATAAACTGAGGCACGGTCGTGCCTCTAAAAAAAGTATTAACCATGAGGATATTGTATTGAATCAGCCCCTTGTCAGTGTTATTATTGCCGTTCAAAACGGCGAACAGTATTTCAACCAAGCAATTAACAGTATTGTTGCTCAAACCTACCCAAACGTTGAAATCCTGGTGGTCGATGGCAAATCGACCGATCAAACGGAAGCGATCGCAAGGTCTTATCCCCAAGTTCGCTACTTACACCCATTGGTGACAAGTTAAGGAAAAGAGAAAATTGTCAAGGGTGGTATTTGGCTAGGTCAAAAATCGTGAGAAACTCAGTCTAGACAAGTAGTTGAGCGATTTAGACCAGCCATGACACAAAGCCGAAAAACCAATCGAGACCATGCGAAAAAGAAACAACGACCACTGGTGGAAGACGAAGTAATAGCCAAGCAATTGGAAAAATTACTGACACCAGCCATTACAAATCAAGAAAATTACTACCGAAAATTAGGACTCAGAGAACGGATACTGAATTTACCGTTGATGATGGCGGCGGTGTTGACCTTGCTGTGGCGAGATGTGGCAGGAGTCAGAGAACTAACAAGAATGTTAGCCAGAGATGGTTTTCTGTGGTGTAGTCCCACAAAAGTTAGTCAACAAGCGGTATCACAAAGATTTTTAACATTTCCATCTGAATTATTTGAAAAAGTATTTAAAGATTTATTGCCGAGTTTAAGAGCAACTTGGCATAGTAGAAATCAACGTCCATTGCCAGAAAGTATTCAATTTACCTTGTCAAAATTTGAGAAGATTTGGATAGTAGATGGGTCAACATTGGAGGCATTGTTTAGGAAGTTAAAAAGCTTAGAAGAGACTCAAAGAGGGCAATTAGCCGGAAAAATGAGTACAGTAATTGATTTAATGACTAGATTACCTGTAGAAATTTGGTTTGAAGAAAATTCTAAAGCTTCTGATATTAAACTTGAAGAAAACATTCTAAATTTAGTAACAAAAAACACCTTGCTGTTATTGGATAGAGGGTTTTATCACTTTAATTTTTGGTTTCAATTAATTGAGAAAAAAGTAGATTTTATAACGAGAATAAAAAAAGGAGCAGCAATCAAAGTAGAACAAATATTTACCGATAGTTATGAACTGAGAGATCGGAAGATACGCTTTGGTTCTGGCACAAAGAAGACTCCATTTATTACCTTGCGTTTGATTGAAGTCAGGTCAGGAAAAACCTGGCATTCTTATTTAACCAGCGTCCTAGACCCTAATATTTTACCCCCTTATGTGGTAGCAGATTTATATCGGCGGCGGTGGCGGATTGAAGATGCTTTTAACACAGTCAAGAGGCTTTTAGGTTTAAGTTATTTATGGACGGGTTCAATCAATGGAATTAAGTTACAAATTTGGGCGACCTGGTTATTTTATGCGGTTTTAGTAGATTTAGGTGATGCCGTAGCAGATGAACTTGCTCTCCCCTTCGACGAGATTTCATTAGAAATGATTTATCGCGGTCTTTATCATTTTACTATGGCTCATCAGAAAGGTAAGGCAACAGACCCCGTTAAGTATTTTGCTGATCCCGAAAATCGAGATTTAGGTATTATCAAACAGCAACGAAACCCCAATGTTAAGTTGATTGTCGCTCCTTTTCCCAATCTTCAACGAGGGTCTGACCAGTTTTTTTTCAACAATTCTCTGAAAGCCTCTTGACAAAACAGTTACAGGCTTAACTTGTCACCAATGAGCGACGGTAGTCGCCTACAACATCTTGGCGCAGTTCAAAAATATCGAGATGGGTCGGGGATGTTTCGGTTGTAGGTTCGGGAGTGGGATTTAATTCGACTTCGCGCCCCAGGCGTTGATCGATCCACTGGCTGAGTTGATTAGCTACGGTTTCAGTCAGGGTAGAAGCGTCGAAGATTTCTGTTAATTCTGGAAAGTCCCAATTAGCTGGAATACCTGCAAATAATAATGTTAATTGTTCTGAAGTTATTGACTCAACTCCTGTACCATTAATTATTGCTAATCCTTGACCAAGTAGGGTGCTTGTGGCTGCGATCGCTGTCTCATTTTGCTTTAATAAATCTTGAAGCTTAATAGTTAATTTCATCTATCTTTAGGATTAATTTGCTATTTAGTCAGTAAGTTTTCAAAAGGATAAGTTTGTTTCCAGCGATAAGTATTAAAATCACGTTGATCTACTGAAAAAATGCGCCCGTGTCCTAGATGTTCTGCTAAAATTACTAGGGAAGCATCGGCTAAATCCATTGGTAGATCTGCATATTTTTCCATCAGTTGAGCAATCTTTACTCCATGCTCAGGTTCTAAATTAAAAACTGTAAATAATCCTTGATTGAGGCTATTAATAAAAGCAATTTGAGCCTTAACCCCCTTACGAGTTAGTAAGAGATAACAGGTTTCTGTAATTACACACCAGGTAGTAATCAACGGTTCGTTGTATTGTTTTAGCGCCTTTTTAGCTGCTTCGTGGTAAGTGTCTTTTTGATCCACAAGGGCTAACCAAAATCCTGTATCAACGATGATCATACTTAGTGTTTAATCCTTCAGCTAGAACCTGTTTATAAGTCGTGGATAAGTTTTCTTCGGCTGAAACACAGCCAATCAAGCCATTTTTATCAAATTTTTCATATAGGCTTGTTTCTTGAGATGGATTTTTTTTTGTTGTTTGCGGATAACGTTTTTTGAGGATTTCAATAAAGTCCATTAGTAAGTTTTGGGCTTCTTCTGGTAAATCTTTAATATCTTGATGTATTTGTTCTGGTGTAAGCATAATAATCTCTGTTGTTTTTATAAGTGTGCAAATTTAATATTCCAGCATATCCTAAGCTACAAGATCGATTAAAATATCTGTATCAATGAGAATCTGTGTCATTTTGATTACGCCACTGCTGTTGTCTAATTTGTCGTACCCATCCCGTGCTATCCTGAGTTTCAGAACGATTTTCCCACATACCAACAAAGGGTTAATCCTCTAAGTTTAAGGATTTGTTCGGTTCAGATAGAGGTAATGTTTGATATCGTTCTTTTAAGACTCGAACGAGATCTGCAATAATTTCTTGTGCCTCGGTTGGTAGTGTGGAAATGTCTTGTGCCATACTTTCAATATCCATTGTTTTACTCCTTTTGTGTAAGTCTAATATCCCAACATATCCCAAGCTGCTAATACTAACCTTTGGGTGCGATATTCGCCAAATTGTTTGATTTCATGGTTTTTTAAGACGCGGAAAGTTTCGCTGGGGAAGTCTGCGCCGTAAACGTCGGCGGGGTCTAATATATAACGCAATTCGTCGCGGGTGAGTCCGTAAAGTTTGGCGTAATATGCGTCTAATTCGGCGCGAAGTAGGGCGCGTCTTTCTGGGTTCCAGATGAAGGGTTCGCCGTCGTATCCCATATCTTGCGCGAAGGGTTGCATATCATAAGCTGTGTATACTAATTCGAGGACGCGGCTGCTGATAAATTCTATGTCTTCTTGTGTGTATGCTTCTGGGGGAATAACGGGGAGTTGTTTGAGAATGAAAAATGCAAGGTTATTTCCCCCCTGTTTCTGGCGAGTTACAAAATCGAAAACTAAACTATTTGAGTTAGCAACTAAACATGAAATTAATTTAGTATTTTTTACTGAGGGTATTAAAATAATAATACTATCGCCGCATCCATATTTAGGAATTATGCTAAAAATAGCAGTTCTTTCATTTGTTGTTTTTCCGATTTTTCGCGCGACAATTAACCATTGTTTATTCCACCAATCAAATAAGCGCTTCTTAACTTCATTAGGACTAATCCAATAACGTGGTTGAGTAAAACAACTAAAATTTTGTTTGAATTCTTTGTTTAAACGTGGCAGTATACCAGCATTAAGATTAGCTTGTGTTGCTCCTTCATAAGTCGAATAACGATGATCAAATTGGTGAAACATCTTGGCTTCATAAACAGGAACAAACCCCGTATTATATACATCAACAAACAATCTGCTATCATTTGCCATGTGCAACATAGCAGATAACGAAATTTGCCAAGGATTAATGCCTGTAGATTCATTATCTAAAACAGGAATAGTACGATAAATATTTTTGGTTATTTTTACATCTGGCTGTGTTCTAAAGACAGGGCAATTAAAAGTATTTGGGTTAATAAGTGCAATATCTTTAGATGTTAAATTAAAATGACGTTTATGATTATGAACATCTGTGAAATAGCGACAAAAAAAAGTATATTCAGCTTGTTGTGATTTAATGCTAATACCTGTTACAGTTAAAGTGCAAAATTTGACAGTATGATCCACTGCTGGAAAAATAAAAGCTTCATTTTCAAACCCTGTTAAGCTAGCCAAACGTTGATTCTTAATTAGTTCACTAAAAAAAATCTTAGTTGTATCATCTGTAGCGATACCAATTGGTATGATAATACCTGAGCGTCCATAAGGAGAAATTAAGTTTATTACTATTTCAGAGAATACGGCATAAGTATTAATATCTCCCACAGCAGTTAAAGGAAATCTTGCCGACTCGCGGATAAACTTACCTTGTGCATCTGCATCATGTTTGGCATCTTCCCAAGCTTGCGCTAACTCAGGATTATTCTGTTGCAACTGCTTAATTAACTTCTCCCGCGCTGCTTTATTCGCAGCATTAGCAATCTCAAAACTTCGAGAAGCAAAAAACTCTTTTTCCTGTAACTTAATTCTTTCCCAAGGTGGATTACCTAAGACAGTATCAAACCCACCCGCCTCAAAAACTTCAGGAAACTCTAAACACCAGTGAAAAAAGTTCTTTTCCTCTGCTAACTTATTCGCTGCTTCTACTACCTTCCGCGTTGTGGCATTTCCCTGTAACAACTGACTTAAAGCTGCTGTTGTCGGTAACAACTGCAAATTCTGTTCTGTTAAAGGCATGAAAAATGCTGCCGTCCACAAATTGCAAGCAGAATAATCTCGCCACCAGCCTGAATTTTCTGGAGAGCGATCGCGCATATATCGCGACTGTTTGCGTTTAACATCATTAGTATTAGTTTCGGGAATACTACCCAATTCTTGCCACTCGGCTGCATATTGAGATCGCTCATTTCCTAAACCGCCATACAAATTCAGCGATAGCTGCCCTGCTTCTATATCTTGTCGTTCCTGCTTGTTGCGCTTCTTAAACTGCGCGGATAACTTCCTATCATCCCCAGTAACAGGTTTAAATGCTTCGTCTGGTATCCCTTCGTCTAAACACGATATATCTAAAACTCCTACCAGAGAATTACCGCACTTAATGCGGTGATCTAAAAAGTTTAGAGGTAAACCGCGACAAAAACCTTCAATCCACAACGCCACTTTGCATAAATCCACCGCTAATGGGTTTAAATCCACACCATATATACAATGCTGAATTACATCCCGAATTGCTTGTTTTAACGGTTCAATTCCTGGTTGCGCTTCCCCTGTACGAATACGCGCTAACTCCTTACCAATACGCCGCGCTGCTGCTAGGAGAAAGTGACCAGAACCGCAAGCAGGATCTACTACTTTCAAGCTTAATAATGCTGTTTCTTGGGCAGATTTAGCCTCTGTGGGGGGCTTTTGAGGGACGAGGGCAGATTGTAACTTAGCTTCAATAACGGGTTCTAAAGCACTTTTAATCAACAGCCCTACCAATTCTGGGGGAGTATAGAAAGATCCAGTCGTTTTGCGATCGCTTCCTGCTACCAACTGAAACTCATAAATGCCATTTCGCTGACTAACTAAGGGATTAAAATCAAGCAAACTTTCATAAACACTGCCTAATTCTTCAACATCTAACGCCCCATAATTAACTCGGCGTTGTTGTCCTTTTTGTTCGTATAAAGATAAATAGCGAATCGCTAATGATAAATCGTGGTTATCTATAGCGCAGCTATTTAAATCTAGTAAAGTAGAGGAACCAAACAAGCTACCATTCAACGGCGAAAGTCCTAACACTTCTCCCCGCCAGTTTTCGTCAAACAAACAAAAGGTTACGCGCAAACCTTGCCACAAATCTTGAAATCCTTCCCTACGCCAAGAAGGACGTTCAGTTAAATTTCTCAATCGTTCAATACTATAATATTCTAAATAAATCCGGGCTTTTTCTGGCTCATCATCGGTTAAAAGCAAATTCCGCGATTCCGCCACCATTAAAAATAACAAGCGGTAAATTAGTAATAATAGCTGGCGATAGTAAACCTTATGTGTTAATTCCCCTGATTCAAAACGTTGTCGTAAATCTTCATTATCAGGATGTTGTAAAAAACCAGTTCCTAACTGAATTAAAGCTTTTTCTACACCATCCCGCAACCGATCGCGTACTCTTCCCCCTTGAGCGATCGCTTCAGTATGATAATGTTCTAATAAGCACTGATCTGCATCATCCATTCCCTGTGGTAAACGGGAACGATGGAATAAGCGATAAAATAAACCAAACTCGGCAAAATTTTCATTGTTGAGAATTTGTTCTAAATCAAATTCAATATAAGTTAAGCGCGTCATTAAGGATGAATCGCGCAATAACCGCCACTGCAAACCATTAGTAACAATACCCCAAAGATGTTCAGTGCGGTTAAGATATTCCTGCATTAAAGCATGGGCAGAAAGTCTCGGCGTACCGCTAGGCGGGCGTTGTTCTAATTTAACTCGACAACCTATAATATGAACTGGCGGTTTATTTTCTCCTGACTCTACGCGGTGAGAAATAGCATAAGTTTGTCCGTCTACTATTTCCGCTTTAGCTGTATAAACTAATTGATAACCTAAACTTTCTAATAACGGTACTGCCCATTGTTCACGGGTAATGCT contains:
- a CDS encoding nucleotidyltransferase domain-containing protein; amino-acid sequence: MTTLSPEVRVLLACVRFYLRTTTKSEVTCLLALDLNWTTLLQTAIDNGVMPILYQSLKAIEEDLVPRAVMVQLQTCNRMNGLHNFSQTKELLKILAQLEKAGIDAIPFKGPTLAASVYGNVTLRQFNDLDILVRQKDFWQAKAVLVAQGYQSSISEVNEIEMFNRSLQISLSQSTPEVTMLNQRFQPSLLHSNPERSIDLHWGIPPRRIWKSDRFKRFWDNLYLIDLMGQPIKTFSLETTLVIQCINVAKEPGRRSFKQICDIGQIIRAYPDLNWQSALELSSELRSQRLFLIGLTVTRKLLHIPLPQFMLEMLMRNQPSDESVFENDTLGESLCLRAPSGGLQVWWWEYTHQLKTLDQSWDGLFITAHYLQSFFRMGLSPSERDRELLPLPSELFFLYYIIHPIRLLTKYLPLGKSFVRGNKP
- a CDS encoding tetratricopeptide repeat protein, translating into MDQLSNLDINSVLNQFKLANAWQIRGKFEEAFLRYQQILELQPGYMPAYQQLGNLMLKQRRMDEALEYYEQALALDFEATNLSFYYQCLGLPKQHPAPSIKCENVFFGKKKSNALSTGKINLGSQKVFGYHRSGWSFAIQSLSSLHNPQGVLFDGCLENQFLFQQNRIAKRSPRILAKMRVDGVFESLATCEEKKIIPYEKPWVGFLHNPHSMPIWFSYQTSPQKLFEKEVWQASLPHCIGLYALSEYYAEWLKKHTGKPVSVLTHPTEIPDKQFDFDQFLTNPQKKVVQIGWWLRKLHSIYQLPLAQDNPLNYQKVRLGFLFESGEAVFDQLMQREARIYKIQVDESYLANTTVIQHIPDDQYDNLLSKNIGFVDLYDSSANNAIIECIARATPLLVNPLPAVKEYLGEDYPMYFNTLEEAAEKALDTSLILETHEYLKSCETRQKLSAEYFLDSFCNSEVYQLI
- a CDS encoding SMP-30/gluconolactonase/LRE family protein; this encodes MFYLQKWFGKHTARGYLQPKCQKFSCLFPKSVLIEQVATGFQFTEGLVWIVEDQCLLFSDIPANKIYKLNAAGQTAVFREPSHHANGLTRDRQGCLIACEHGSRRVTRTKPDGTVTVLSDRFGNQKLNSPNDVMVKSDGAIYFTAVRHST
- a CDS encoding SMP-30/gluconolactonase/LRE family protein gives rise to the protein MGQSTSPPYGIQPEQQEQPFQGVYRLSPNGQDLTVVADDFVKPNGLALSPDEQTLYIADSSERCHIRVNTSGIGLL
- a CDS encoding glycosyltransferase, producing MTSDFPLVSVIIPVYNRDRYLAEAIEEAAKKALDTSLILETHEYFKSCERRNISPETIRFKVIEKIQEHRLTLIKLIQSIYDQEELTKIFPWSGIISSLISFISFKHHSKQLNRLNWQR
- a CDS encoding glycosyltransferase family 2 protein codes for the protein MTSNLPLISVIIPVYNRDRYLAEAIESILAQTYPAIELIVVDDGSSDRTAEVAQSYPVIYHYQTNGGISAARNAGIGLATGEFLAFLDSDDIWVTDKLSKQMAAFESDPNLEAVFGYAQQFYSPELDETFRQRIRCPEQPIAAHISSAMLIKRAAFLRIGVFDPQLKTGIDISWYISAIEHQIQQVTLPDVVYRRRLHEKNSGITERHHANERLHLLKAKLARQRANQSSSIQRF
- a CDS encoding NAD-dependent epimerase/dehydratase family protein, coding for MRHFFQFRPNPNQKIVLLTGAAGEIGTSLRQHLGDNYHFRCLDRVRVRDAKDVRVADITNFKAVLKAMRGVDAVIHLAANRECDQPWQDVYSSGIGGTYNVFEAARQAGVKRIIYASTIHVSGWREIMPESQITPEHVRPDSLYAAGKAFGEALGHFFVDRYGMSIVCLRIGAFTANTKLYGLNDRKLWMWCSPRDLAQLVKRSLEHENLGFQIFYAISGNTRRYWDISNAQTILNYEPEDNAENLLG
- a CDS encoding glycosyltransferase family 2 protein, whose product is MNQPLVSVIIAVQNGEQYFNQAINSIVAQTYPNVEILVVDGKSTDQTEAIARSYPQVRYLHPLVTS
- a CDS encoding IS4 family transposase, producing the protein MVEDEVIAKQLEKLLTPAITNQENYYRKLGLRERILNLPLMMAAVLTLLWRDVAGVRELTRMLARDGFLWCSPTKVSQQAVSQRFLTFPSELFEKVFKDLLPSLRATWHSRNQRPLPESIQFTLSKFEKIWIVDGSTLEALFRKLKSLEETQRGQLAGKMSTVIDLMTRLPVEIWFEENSKASDIKLEENILNLVTKNTLLLLDRGFYHFNFWFQLIEKKVDFITRIKKGAAIKVEQIFTDSYELRDRKIRFGSGTKKTPFITLRLIEVRSGKTWHSYLTSVLDPNILPPYVVADLYRRRWRIEDAFNTVKRLLGLSYLWTGSINGIKLQIWATWLFYAVLVDLGDAVADELALPFDEISLEMIYRGLYHFTMAHQKGKATDPVKYFADPENRDLGIIKQQRNPNVKLIVAPFPNLQRGSDQFFFNNSLKAS
- a CDS encoding type II toxin-antitoxin system VapC family toxin; its protein translation is MIIVDTGFWLALVDQKDTYHEAAKKALKQYNEPLITTWCVITETCYLLLTRKGVKAQIAFINSLNQGLFTVFNLEPEHGVKIAQLMEKYADLPMDLADASLVILAEHLGHGRIFSVDQRDFNTYRWKQTYPFENLLTK
- a CDS encoding DUF2281 domain-containing protein — protein: MLTPEQIHQDIKDLPEEAQNLLMDFIEILKKRYPQTTKKNPSQETSLYEKFDKNGLIGCVSAEENLSTTYKQVLAEGLNTKYDHR